In Trichoderma breve strain T069 chromosome 4, whole genome shotgun sequence, the following proteins share a genomic window:
- a CDS encoding rhomboid family domain-containing protein, producing the protein MNGLSYSNASRSLLRAARGISRQAATCSTSTSITNIAASRWISCCHFQGPGREALRRTEWTGLRACRRLDGGRRTFFAPKTIRDYEELPKDYRDQTGLAFGGRDLSGAEVDRIFGKGIGGKRANHLLRILHGRRVAGTLEDPAFAIHTAQFTDEEIARALAYLRKTVPVEEIRNAGLRAEDELEQMEQEMEQAAEKKARASKGESTEEDDVADVYKPDPIYGRSKIDELRARTKAREKAREKALEEERKAKEAVEGVSGPLAKRDDQVREITNPRVAEYYKAAQSDMEAPPELKPWERILPSATVVALVLGFIAAVAMVYEEPAPRYRLFREVSTSHATVGALIGINALVYLGWRIPPLWALFNRYMIFVVATVRPVTLFTAAFSHTKLSHLLVNMVPLWFVGTCLHDEIGRADFLALYLGCGSMGFLGSLVTYTLRGWLTVTSLGASGATLGLCSAYFWEHRSDGFKIFGLPQDGVHGIVFLALITAVQLAGLGKTVKLKVDIASHIAGIIAGILGIELINRTERRKTPVGEDKAVIDILSGEAEDRRMTDEKK; encoded by the coding sequence ATGAACGGGCTCAGCTATTCGAATGCTTCTCGGTCGCTGCTGAGGGCCGCGCGGGGCATTTCGAGACAGGCTGCGACATGCTCGACTTCGACCTCGATAACGAATATCGCAGCCTCGCGATGGATATCATGCTGTCATTTCCAGGGCCCCGGCAGAGAAGCGCTGAGGCGGACCGAGTGGACAGGCTTGAGGGCATGCCGACGGCTTGATGGCGGCCGCCGGACCTTTTTTGCGCCCAAGACTATTCGTGACTACGAAGAGCTACCGAAAGACTACCGTGACCAGACCGGGCTCGCCTTCGGCGGCAGAGATCTCTCCGGGGCCGAGGTGGACAGAATATTTGGCAAAGGAATCGGCGGCAAAAGGGCAAATCATTTGCTACGGATTCTACATGGTAGAAGAGTGGCTGGGACACTGGAGGATCCCGCGTTTGCGATACACACGGCGCAGTTTACGGATGAGGAAATTGCCAGAGCATTGGCATATCTACGGAAAACTGTACCGGTAGAGGAGATTAGGAACGCAGGCCTACGAGCAGAGGATGAACTGGAGCAGATGGAGCAAGAGATGGAACAggcggctgagaagaaggctaGGGCGAGCAAGGGAGAAAGCAccgaagaggacgatgtTGCCGATGTCTACAAGCCCGATCCCATCTACGGTCGTAGCAAAATTGACGAGCTGCGAGCGCGGACTAAGGCCCGAGAGAAGGCTAGAGAGAAGGCCCTAGAAGAGGAACGCAAGGCAAAGGAAGCTGTTGAGGGCGTTTCAGGTCCATTGGCGAAGCGAGATGATCAAGTCCGAGAGATTACCAACCCTCGTGTGGCGGAATACTACAAGGCTGCACAGTCTGATATGGAGGCACCGCCAGAGTTGAAGCCTTGGGAGCGAATTCTGCCTTCTGCTACCGTGGTGGCTCTGGTGCTCGgcttcatcgccgccgtAGCCATGGTGTATGAGGAGCCGGCGCCGCGGTACAGGTTGTTCCGAGAGGTGTCGACTTCGCATGCTACGGTTGGTGCTCTGATTGGAATCAATGCCCTGGTGTACCTGGGATGGAGGATACCGCCACTCTGGGCTCTCTTTAACCGATACATGATCTTTGTTGTGGCGACAGTGCGACCCGTAACGCTGTTTACCGCGGCCTTCTCACATACCAAACTCAGCCACTTGCTGGTCAACATGGTGCCTCTTTGGTTCGTCGGAACGTGTTTGCACGATGAGATTGGGCGTGCAGATTTCCTTGCGCTGTACCTCGGCTGCGGCTCTATGGGTTTCTTGGGTAGTCTGGTCACGTACACGCTCAGGGGCTGGCTGACTGTCACATCCCTGGGTGCGTCGGGCGCAACTCTGGGATTATGCTCAGCTTACTTTTGGGAACATCGCTCCGATGGATTCAAGATCTTTGGACTGCCACAGGACGGCGTCCACGGCATTGTCTTTCTGGCACTAATCACGGCCGTACAACTGGCCGGCCTGGGGAAGACGGTGAAGCTCAAGGTAGACATTGCGTCTCATATTGCCGGTATCATCGCGGGTATACTGGGAATCGAGCTTATTAATaggacggagaggaggaagacgccCGTAGGGGAAGACAAGGCCGTGATAGATATCTTGTCTGGAGAGGCGGAGGACCGGAGGATGactgatgaaaagaaatag
- a CDS encoding serine hydrolase (FSH1) domain-containing protein: MRILCLHGVGSSGSVLESQLDAFVKASDPSYEFVYVDGAYPSAKGPGMEAVDDDEPCWSHTESYTPELMAQALENLQATIDDLGPFNCVIGFSQGAAIAVSHLLLQQLQGVAPSFEFAIFFSSVLAVPPDSRYAEGAIEKLISRKLDFAAAVDLGDLTADERVLADVLIRVIRPAQNHNAMLPDFDLDVYSRGDGAQAPRILVPALVDEKLSIPTVHVTGKRDADFMKGMSEVSRGLCDERMMKILEHPGGHQPPQDALSVRAAVGAMEWAIRQAQRKNMY; this comes from the exons ATGCGCATCCTTTGTCTACACGGCGTCGGCAGCTCAGGCTCTGTGCTCGAGAGTCAGCTCGATGCCTTTGTCAAGGCCTCCGATCCAAGCTATGAGTTTGTCTACGTAGATGGCGCTTACCCATCTGCAAAAGGCCCAG GGATGGAAGCtgtcgatgacgatgagccCTGCTGGTCACATACAGAAAGCTACACCCCCGAGCTCATGGCTCAGGCGTTGGAGAACCTTCAGGCTACCATCGACGACCTGGGTCCATTCAACTGCGTCATTGGATTTAGTCAAGGAGCAGCCATAGCTGTATCacatctgcttcttcagcagctgcagggtGTGGCTCCATCATTCGAGTTTGCgatcttcttttcctctgtGCTAGCCGTGCCCCCCGATTCGAGGTATGCCGAGGGGGCCATAGAAAAGCTCATCAGCCGCAAGCTAGACTTTGCCGCTGCCGTCGACCTAGGTGATCTGACGGCCGATGAACGCGTTCTGGCCGACGTCCTCATTCGCGTCATAAGACCGGCCCAGAACCACAACGCCATGCTCCCTGACTTCGATCTCGATGTCTACTCGCGCGGCGATGGAGCCCAGGCGCCCAGAATCTTGGTCCCAGCTTTGGTAGATGAAAAGCTTAGCATACCGACCGTGCACGTAACTGGCAAACGAGACGCAGACTTTATGAAAGGTATGTCAGAGGTCAGTCGCGGGCTGTGTGATGAGCGCATGATGAAGATCCTGGAGCACCCTGGAGGGCATCAGCCCCCCCAGGACGCCTTGTCTGTCAGAGCAGCCGTGGGAGCCATGGAATGGGCCATTCGGCAGGCACAGAGGAAAAATATGTATTAA
- a CDS encoding KR domain-containing protein, producing the protein MFPQDKQEPIAIIGAACRLPGQVSALGDLWDMISKEKTGHCKVPEDRWNGDLWHHPDPDRKGGLAVKHGYFLQEDVGKFDAPFFSTTAKEAASLDPMKRLLLEVSYESIENAGIQVEDLFNTETGCYVGCMTNDYEMISLHDIYDLGHAAASATSEAMLANRVSWFYGLKGPSLTLDTACSSSLYALHLACQSLKLRETNMSLVAGVNLIINPNTMHQLSAMHMLSSEGISHTFDSRANGYGRGEGIGCLVVKRLSDALRDGDTIRAVIRNTGVNADGKTVSITQPSPEAQAELIRKTYEEAGLPLASTQYFESHGTGTPVGDPIEMTAIANTIGLARKTQGLSPLWGKLVPTYGVQDLNPKLKLEEWNLALPSETMRWPGRGQRRISVNSFGFGGANAHVISDDAYHYMRNRGMIGNHATVPSDDWNETDSSYSTPGTGTLTPNEQHIDKKMVFVFSAKDKTGIERLASQYATHIAARGLQKQEANFLSHLAYTLFSRRSHHDFRSFVAASSLTELSEQLAAGLPKLKRSSRKDNGNLVFVFTGQGAQWAAMGTQLFSNSIFRNSVYRSRDHLKSLGCSWDAVEELQKTEDSKIAMPEYSQTLCTVLQVALVDVLRQWGVIPKAVVGHSSGEIGAAYAAAYISHEEAVRIAYCRGLSSEQVPTKGAMMAAGISRAEAQVYLDRLAVQGSAVVACVNSPSSVTLSGDVEAIDSLESSISGDGKFARKLKVTTAYHSPHIRKVADGYHEKLGQISTLPGNGHTIMFSSLTGKPVESHQELDAKYWVSNMCAPVEFATAVAAITSYTEQGSGSVRRIPVKWGAFIEIGPHSALQGPVQQSVSTGSNKSAKDAPYLSMLLRGKDAIDTSIKVAGNIWAIGADINLVEVNEIGPLPGHVVPKALTDLPPYPWNHSRSFWHESFIAKSMRFPKAPRTDLLGVPEHMQNSLEPRWRNNLRISENPWIEDHKITGTILYPAAGMLVMALEGALQMADSNRKVRGFRFSEVNFERGLLITSGDDAAVETRLSLLPSDTVSGQFRFTVFSTTTGISWDKHCFGQVKLDYSEGTSEIESSEADPAWIEQLDVFKRLVSAKDAENVEVESFYRHLEGIGMQYGPLFRNVISLTAVASEKASYGTVIIPDTASCMPNNFEYPHVMYPATMDAIFHLVLAAFNGGKPVTEASVPYHIEEMWVAAEQPHGANSRFDGYGHLVSKSTDGHETVGDLIVTDETWSEPKFVVKNFTLRTVSSGEGGSKSATTYQNKCAQIKWADDVDFVQADDEFAAATTAASTATDALCIWVDRILHKRSIHRLLVVVDQASEDAKSILRAVQTRVGQKPGIKSLSVMATCASVQDDLISAGISSDITLLNEKESLIMLESHTYDASLLVGSDVVEGQSDLLQAVKKSLSAHCRLVVVTEASKVAMAKTSLEAAGFTNVLGSEKGLLTALISPKEASDVPAEVHILLPSSASPMALELASNLRKSLLLRGVSAGSTGFSADVVEQLTDKHVISLLEVESPFIYSWGDQDLAAFKSLVSSVKNLFWITRGGQLESWSGGVEFAPAQGLLRVMRNEYPLATISHLDLSPAFDIKRPRSSELVARVWSASLYEDAETEFAELHGAIHVPRAVDAVGLEGELMHYSGVAEPRLTNIRGHSSMLTFSQDSNLWVEDESASRPLDTDEVEIEVDFATISGGLVLANEIVGKILSCGANVKSLSVGQHVIALGVGSLKSRVRQNVRNVAALPSHMSGEGAAALSSGLVTAQYALRTLAGLGAGDRILIHDAESSLGLAAVQLARSVGAELYALVSSSSARDLLVGTYGLSPSQVFDSALTYFISAIRQRTRGAGVDVIFASTLTDAVIPSLSVLADSGSFLDVGVGCDIVLPLSKRNASLLRVNMELVRKSRPALVTELFQAAFGDPKQLISPVTRTIPVSQLASISTVQIQEESESMVVSISANDEVLTVTPPAAPLQLHSDGTYVLAGGLGALGLGLASMLIDHGAKHLVFLSRSGGAKNEEDLEGFRRRGCNAEAFKCNVNDAEAVKGVFDTLRKQGRAIRGIIQAAMVLGDSIFDNMTFDKWTRAFQPKTRGSQNLLSQLSPETNPLFILLSSITGVIGNIAQANYAAGNTFEDALAVYANKHLGIAATSIDVGLVVDSSHFTSSGEFGELEDYLGRYSHGWTGLRCTVDELKVAVVLGLGDEFVHQDATASFLRDQKFVHRLLDAPVADVDGASKGPSVIERLSNAASQAEAAVVVESVLKSLIGAAIGIDAEDVDASKPLPEFGVDSLKAVEIRNHTKKELQSDISVFELLSAVPLADLSIKIASKSMLVKVSEI; encoded by the exons ATGTTTCCTCAAGACAAACAAGAacccatcgccatcattggCGCGGCGTGTCGCCTGCCAGGCCAGGTTTCAGCTCTTGGCGACCTCTGGGATATGATTagcaaagagaagacggGACACTGCAAAGTACCAGAAGACCGATGGAACGGCGACTTGTGGCATCACCCAGATCCAGACCGCAAGGGTGGC CTCGCAGTGAAGCACGGGTATTTCCTACAAGAGGATGTCGGTAAATTTGATGCCCCGTTCTTCTCCACAACTGCGAAGGAGGCGGCGTCTTTGGACCCTATGAAACGACTTCTACTGGAAGTCAGCTATGAAAGTATAGAGAATG CGGGAATCCAAGTGGAAGATTTGTTCAACACAGAAACCGGCTGCTATGTCGGATGCATGACAAACGATTATGAAATGATATCATTGCACGATATCTATGACTTGGGCCACGCGGCTGCCTCAGCAACAAGCGAGGCAATGCTGGCGAACCGGGTATCCTGGTTCTATGGATTAAAGGGACCTAGTCTGACTC TTGATACCGCTTGCTCATCCAGTCTATACGCACTGCACCTGGCGTGTCAATCGCTCAAACTCCGGGAAACCAACATG AGTTTGGTCGCAGGTGTTAACCTTATCATTAACCCAAACACCATGCACCAGCTTTCAGCTATGCATATGCTTAGCTCCGAAGGCATCTCCCATACCTTTGACTCCCGGGCAAACGGCtatggaagaggagaagggatAGGCTGTCTCGTGGTCAAGCGCCTATCGGACGCTCTTCGAGATGGGGACACAATACGTGCCGTCATCCGCAATACTGGTGTTAACGCAGATGGCAAAACCGTCAGTATTACGCAACCTAGCCCCGAGGCGCAGGCTGAGCTCATTCGCAAGACATATGAGGAAGCCGGGTTGCCTTTGGCGTCTACCCAGTATTTCGAGAGCCATGGCACTGGTACCCCAGTAGGTGACCCTATTGAGATGACCGCCATTGCAAACACCATTGGACTTGCACGAAAGACGCAAGGCCTCAGCCCTCTGTGG GGCAAGCTAGTCCCCACATACGGCGTCCAAGACTTGAACCCGAAGCTCAAGTTGGAGGAATGGAACCTCGCTCTCCCGAGTGAGACCATGAGGTGGCCGGGCCGGGGCCAGCGTCGAATCAGCGTGAACTCATTTGGGTTCGGCGGTGCCAATGCCCATGTCATCTCGGATGATGCATACCACTATATGAGGAACCGTGGCATGATTGGTAACCATGCCACAGTTCCGTCCGATGACTGGAATGAGACCGACTCCAGCTACAGCACTCCAGGAACCGGCACACTGACACCCAATGAACAGCACAtcgacaagaagatggtCTTTGTATTCAGTGCTAAGGATAAGACTGGCATCGAACGGTTGGCTTCACAATATGCAACCCATATCGCAGCACGTGGGCTTCAAAAGCAAGAGGCGAATTTCCTTTCACACCTCGCCTacaccctcttctccagaagatCACATCATGATTTTCGATCTTTCGTGGCAGCCTCGAGCCTCACAGAGCTGAGCGAGCAACTGGCTGCGGGGCTCCCCAAGCTCAAGAGATCCTCGCGTAAAGACAATGGCAACCTCGTCTTTGTCTTCACGGGCCAAGGTGCCCAGTGGGCTGCCATGGGTACCCAGCTGTTCAGTAACTCCATTTTCCGCAACAGCGTTTATAGGTCCCGAGATCATCTTAAATCTCTGGGATGTTCATGGGATGCTGTCGAAGAGTTGCAGAAGACGGAAGATTCTAAAATCGCAATGCCCGAGTACAGTCAAACCCTCTGTACTGTTCTACAGGTCGCTTTAGTGGACGTCTTGCGCCAATGGGGAGTAATACCCAAGGCCGTGGTTGGCCACTCCAGTGGTGAAATTGGTGCGGCGTATGCAGCTGCGTATATCTCGCACGAAGAAGCTGTACGAATCGCATACTGTCGTGGTTTAAGCTCCGAGCAGGTACCGACGAAAGGTGCCATGATGGCCGCTGGGATTTCACGCGCAGAGGCGCAGGTGTACTTGGACAGGCTGGCCGTTCAGGGCTCTGCTGTTGTAGCATGTGTAAACAGCCCTTCAAGTGTCACCTTGTCGGGCGATGTTGAGGCGATTGACTCGCTCGAGTCCTCCATCTCGGGTGACGGAAAGTTTGCTCGAAAGCTAAAGGTTACAACTGCGTATCACTCACCTCATATTCGCAAAGTTGCAGATGGCTATCACGAAAAGCTAGGCCAAATTAGCACCTTGCCAGGCAATGGTCATACCATCATGTTCTCATCGCTCACTGGCAAGCCGGTTGAGTCGCACCAGGAACTCGATGCGAAGTATTGGGTATCCAACATGTGTGCTCCGGTGGAGTTTGCTACCGCGGTAGCGGCAATAACATCTTATACGGAGCAAGGTTCGGGGTCCGTTCGACGGATTCCAGTAAAATGGGGGGCATTTATCGAGATCGGCCCGCACTCCGCACTCCAGGGACCTGTCCAGCAGAGTGTTTCCACTGGTAGTAATAAGTCTGCCAAGGACGCTCCCTATCTCTCCATGCTGCTGCGTGGTAAGGACGCCATCGATACCTCCATCAAAGTTGCCGGGAACATCTGGGCCATTGGTGCCGACATCAACCTCGTAGAGGTGAACGAAATTGGTCCACTTCCTGGACACGTCGTCCCCAAGGCTTTGACGGATCTCCCACCTTATCCTTGGAACCACAGTCGTAGTTTTTGGCACGAGTCTTTCATTGCCAAATCGATGCGATTTCCCAAGGCCCCTAGAACGGATCTGTTGGGTGTGCCCGAGCATATGCAAAACAGCTTGGAGCCTCGCTGGAGAAATAATCTTCGTATATCTGAGAACCCTTGGATAGAGGACCACAAGATAACGGGCACGATTCTTTATCCTGCAGCCGGAATGCTTGTGATGGCGTTGGAAGGTGCTTTGCAGATGGCAGACTCCAATAGAAAAGTCCGAGGTTTCCGCTTTAGCGAAGTCAACTTTGAGCGTGGTTTGCTCATCACCAGCGGTGACGACGCGGCTGTTGAGACGCGGCTAAGCTTGCTTCCCAGTGACACTGTGTCAGGCCAGTTTCGATTCACAGTATTCTCTACTACCACGGGAATATCGTGGGACAAACATTGCTTCGGTCAAGTGAAGCTAGACTACTCTGAAGGCACGAGCGAGATTGAGAGCTCTGAAGCTGATCCGGCTTGGATCGAGCAGCTAGATGTATTTAAGAGGCTCGTTTCAGCAAAGGATGCGGAGAATGTTGAGGTTGAGTCCTTCTATCGTCATCTTGAAGGAATTGGCATGCAGTATGGGCCTCTGTTCCGCAACGTTATCTCACTCACCGCCGTTGCGTCTGAGAAGGCGTCGTACGGGACTGTCATCATCCCTGATACAGCATCATGCATGCCAAACAACTTTGAATATCCTCATGTGATGTATCCCGCCACCATGGACGCCATCTTCCATCTGGTTCTGGCTGCCTTTAACGGAGGCAAACCTGTGACCGAGGCTTCTGTTCCCTATCATATTGAGGAGATGTGGGTGGCTGCTGAGCAGCCCCATGGTGCCAACAGCCGCTTTGATGGCTACGGTCATCTGGTTAGCAAGTCCACTGATGGACATGAAACTGTAGGGGATTTGATTGTGACAGACGAGACTTGGTCTGAACCCAAGTTCGTGGTCAAGAACTTCACCTTGCGCACGGTCAGCTCCGGAGAAGGAGGATCCAAGAGTGCTACTACCTACCAGAACAAGTGCGCGCAAATCAAATGGGCTGATGATGTCGATTTCGTCCAAGCCGATGATGAATTCGCGGCCGCCACAACTGCTGCCAGCACGGCTACTGATGCTCTTTGCATTTGGGTCGATCGTATCCTTCACAAGCGTTCCATTCACCGTCTCCTCGTTGTCGTGGACCAGGCGTCCGAAGACGCGAAGAGTATTCTGCGTGCCGTCCAAACGCGCGTGGGACAGAAGCCGGGGATCAAGAGCCTCAGTGTCATGGCCACGTGTGCATCCGTCCAGGACGACTTGATTTCGGCAGGAATCAGCTCTGATATCACCTTATTGAATGAGAAGGAGAGTTTAATCATGCTGGAATCTCATACTTACGACGCTTCTCTGCTGGTTGGGTCTGATGTCGTCGAAGGGCAATCAGACTTACTTCAAGCAGTGAAGAAGAGTCTGTCTGCACATTGCAGACTCGTAGTTGTTACTGAAGCGTCGAAAGTAGCAATGGCTAAGACGTCATTGGAAGCCGCTGGATTCACCAATGTTCTCGGCTCTGAGAAAGGCTTATTGACGGCTTTGATATCCCCCAAAGAAGCCTCTGATGTACCGGCCGAAGTTCATATTCTCCTGCCATCATCGGCTTCGCCTATGGCGCTCGAGCTAGCCTCGAACCTCCGCAAGAGCCTCCTACTGCGAGGGGTGTCGGCTGGTTCGACCGGCTTTTCTGCCGATGTTGTAGAGCAGCTCACTGACAAGCATGTAATTTCGCTGTTGGAAGTTGAATCGCCTTTCATTTACTCTTGGGGCGATCAAGACTTGGCCGCATTCAAGTCCCTCGTATCGTCTGTCAAGAACCTGTTTTGGATTACTCGTGGTGGCCAGCTTGAATCGTGGTCTGGCGGCGTTGAGTTTGCACCGGCCCAGGGCTTGTTGCGCGTGATGCGAAACGAATACCCACTGGCTACCATTTCACACCTGGATCTTTCACCTGCATTCGATATCAAGCGGCCGCGCAGCTCGGAGCTCGTGGCCCGGGTCTGGAGCGCCTCCCTGTATGAGGATGCCGAGACAGAGTTTGCCGAACTCCACGGCGCTATTCACGTCCCCCGAGcagttgatgctgttggtttGGAGGGCGAGCTGATGCACTACAGCGGAGTTGCTGAGCCTAGGTTGACGAATATTCGTGGCCATAGCAGCATGCTTACGTTTAGTCAAGACTCAAACCTCTGGGTCGAGGATGAGAGTGCAAGTCGCCCTCTCGATACGGATGAGGTGGAAATCGAAGTCGACTTCGCAACCATATCGGGAGGACTAGTTTTGGCTAATGAGATAGTTGGCAAGATCTTGAGCTGCGGGGCGAATGTCAAGTCTCTCTCTGTTGGACAGCATGTCATTGCACTTGGAGTAGGTTCGTTGAAGTCCCGTGTTCGCCAGAATGTCCGGAATGTGGCGGCGTTGCCTTCCCACATGTCTGGTGAAGGAGCCGCGGCTCTGTCTTCCGGCCTCGTTACAGCCCAGTACGCCTTGAGAACACTGGCTGGCTTAGGCGCTGGTGACCGTATTCTAATCCACGACGCCGAGAGCAGCCTTGGACTTGCTGCCGTTCAGCTTGCCCGGTCTGTCGGGGCCGAGCTGTATGCTCTTGTGTCGTCCAGCTCGGCAAGGGATCTGCTCGTCGGGACATACGGTCTCTCCCCATCACAAGTCTTCGATTCGGCTCTTACTTATTTCATCTCTGCTATCAGACAACGTACCCGCGGTGCAGGAGTGGACGTTATATTCGCTTCGACCCTCACAGACGCTGTCATCCCGTCCCTCTCTGTTCTCGCCGACTCGGGATCCTTCCTGGATGTCGGCGTAGGCTGTGATATTGTTCTGCCTCTCTCGAAGCGAAATGCCTCGCTGTTACGCGTCAACATGGAACTTGTACGGAAATCACGTCCGGCGCTGGTCACAGAGCTGTTCCAGGCCGCTTTTGGCGACCCAAAACAACTCATCAGCCCCGTGACTCGCACGATCCCAGTGAGCCAGTTGGCAAGCATTAGCACAGTTCAAATCCAGGAGGAGAGTGAGAGCATGGTGGTATCCATTTCTGCAAACGATGAAGTTCTCACCGTGACACCCCCTGCAGCACCACTTCAATTGCATAGTGATGGTACGTATGTGCTTGCTGGTGGCTTAGGCGCGCTTGGCTTGGGACTCGCGTCCATGCTGATTGATCATGGTGCCAAACATCTCGTTTTCCTCTCTCGCTCTGGCGGAGCAAAGAACGAAGAAGACCTGGAGGGCTTTCGCCGGCGTGGCTGCAATGCTGAGGCATTCAAGTGCAACGTCAACGACGCTGAAGCCGTAAAGGGAGTTTTTGATACGTTGCGAAAACAAGGGAGAGCCATTAGAGGCATAATTCAAGCTGCCATGGTTCTTGGG GATTCAATTTTTGATAACATGACATTTGATAAATGGACTCGAGCTTTCCAGCCGAAAACTCGAGGCTCCCAAAACCTGCTCTCTCAGTTGTCTCCTGAAACGAACCCGTTATTCATTCTGCTCTCATCGATCACCGGTGTCATCGGAAATATTGCCCAGGCGAATTATGCCGCGGGGAATACTTTCGAGGACGCCCTTGCTGTCTATGCTAATAAGCACCTGGGCATCGCAGCAACAAGTATTGACGTTGGCCTTGTGGTCGACTCATCCCATTTTACCTCATCCGGCGAGTTCGGAGAGCTAGAAGATTATCTCGGCAGATATTCTCATGGATGGACTGGCTTGCGCTGTACCGTTGATGAACTCAAAGTGGCTGTGG TCCTAGGACTCGGGGATGAGTTTGTTCACCAAGATGCTACAGCTAGCTTTCTCAGGGATCAGAAGTTCGTCCACCGCCTACTAGATGCTCCAGTGGCCGATGTAGACGGCGCTAGCAAGGGTCCGAGCGTCATCGAAAGACTATCTAATGCTGCCAGCCAGGCCGAGGCGGCTGTGGTTGTGGAGAGTGTCCTCAAATCCCTGATCGGAGCCGCTATTGGGATCGATGCGGAAGACGTAGACGCAAGCAAGCCACTTCCTGAATTTGGGG TGGACTCATTAAAAGCCGTCGAAATCCGGAATCACACAAAGAAGGAGCTGCAGTCTGACATATCAGTATTTGAACTACTTAGCGCGGTTCCCCTGGCTGATCTATCCATCAAGATTGCTTCCAAAAGCATGCTAGTCAAAGTGAGTGAAATTTGA